In a single window of the Nocardioides sp. L-11A genome:
- the rimO gene encoding 30S ribosomal protein S12 methylthiotransferase RimO — translation MTSTSTNPVSVALLTLGCARNDVDSEELAGRLAADGFALVEDPADADTVVVNTCGFVDAAKKDSIDTLLAAADLKETGRPQAVVAVGCLAERYGAELADSLPEADAVLGFDDYQDISGRLRSILAGERPHPHTPRDRRLLLPISPAERQAAVETPAAADTDVEIAIPGRSAIRRRLDGGPMAPLKLASGCDRRCTFCAIPMFRGSFVSRRPSDVLQEAHWLAGQGVKELFLVSENSTSYGKDLGDLGLLETLLPELVAVDGVERVRVSYLQPAETRPGLVRAIATTPGVAPYFDLSFQHASATVLRRMRRFGDPESFLGLLAQVRELAPEAGVRSNVIVGFPGETEEEFQTLCDFLVAARMDVTGVFGYSDEDGTEAANLDGKLDDDEIRARVQHLNDLVSELTSERAEERIGSTVEVLVEEVDPDGTGDGTVEGRAAQQGPEVDGSTRVLGVPGARVGDLLRAVVVDSDGVDLIAEPAGGQ, via the coding sequence ATGACCAGCACATCCACGAACCCCGTCTCGGTGGCCCTCCTCACCCTCGGCTGCGCACGCAACGACGTCGACTCCGAGGAGCTGGCCGGCCGGCTCGCCGCCGACGGCTTCGCGCTGGTCGAGGATCCTGCGGACGCCGACACCGTCGTGGTCAACACCTGCGGCTTCGTCGACGCGGCCAAGAAGGACTCGATCGACACCCTGCTCGCCGCGGCAGATCTGAAGGAGACGGGACGACCGCAGGCGGTCGTCGCGGTGGGGTGCCTGGCCGAGCGGTACGGCGCGGAGCTGGCCGACTCGCTGCCCGAGGCCGACGCCGTGCTGGGCTTCGACGACTACCAGGACATCTCCGGCCGGCTGCGCTCGATCCTCGCCGGTGAGCGCCCGCATCCGCACACGCCGCGCGACCGTCGGCTGCTGCTCCCGATCAGCCCTGCGGAGCGCCAGGCCGCGGTCGAGACGCCCGCGGCGGCGGACACCGACGTCGAGATCGCCATCCCCGGTCGCTCCGCGATCCGGCGGCGGCTCGACGGCGGGCCGATGGCGCCGCTCAAGCTGGCGAGCGGCTGCGACCGGCGCTGCACCTTCTGCGCGATCCCCATGTTCCGCGGGTCCTTCGTCAGCCGCCGTCCCTCGGACGTGCTGCAGGAGGCCCACTGGCTCGCCGGGCAGGGCGTCAAGGAGCTCTTCCTGGTCTCGGAGAACTCCACGTCCTACGGCAAGGACCTCGGCGACCTCGGCCTGCTCGAGACGCTGCTGCCCGAGCTGGTCGCGGTCGACGGCGTCGAGCGGGTCCGGGTGTCCTACCTGCAGCCGGCCGAGACCCGGCCGGGACTGGTCCGCGCGATCGCGACCACGCCCGGCGTGGCGCCGTACTTCGACCTTTCCTTCCAGCACGCCAGCGCGACGGTGCTGCGCCGGATGCGCCGCTTCGGCGACCCGGAGAGCTTCCTGGGGCTGCTCGCCCAGGTGCGCGAGCTCGCGCCGGAGGCGGGCGTCCGCTCCAACGTCATCGTCGGATTCCCGGGAGAGACCGAGGAGGAGTTCCAGACGCTGTGCGACTTCCTGGTCGCCGCGCGGATGGACGTCACCGGTGTCTTCGGGTACTCCGACGAGGACGGCACCGAGGCCGCGAACCTCGACGGCAAGCTCGACGACGACGAGATCCGCGCCCGGGTGCAGCACCTCAACGACCTGGTCTCCGAGCTGACCTCGGAGCGTGCGGAGGAGCGGATCGGCAGCACCGTCGAGGTGCTCGTCGAGGAGGTCGACCCCGACGGCACCGGCGACGGCACCGTCGAGGGACGCGCCGCCCAGCAGGGTCCCGAGGTCGACGGATCCACCCGAGTGCTCGGCGTACCGGGGGCGCGGGTCGGCGACCTCCTGCGGGCCGTCGTGGTCGACTCCGACGGCGTCGACCTGATCGCCGAACCGGCAGGAGGACAGTGA
- the pgsA gene encoding CDP-diacylglycerol--glycerol-3-phosphate 3-phosphatidyltransferase, translating to MTGTSAGTPPAAAKPSNWNLPNALTTLRIILVPVYGWVLLHDGGDSITWRTVAWGIFFVAMVTDKIDGDIARARNLVTDFGKIADPIADKAITGMAFIGLSIIMDTWWMWTITVVVLVREWAVTLLRLSVLKAVVIAAAQSGKWKTAAQALALGLLTLPLLEVGDEVGWLDVPGEITYGVAIALLLVAFALTLWSGYEFFRDVWKQRHDIRTSRSA from the coding sequence ATGACCGGGACCAGCGCAGGGACGCCCCCGGCCGCGGCCAAGCCGAGCAACTGGAACCTCCCCAACGCCCTGACGACGCTGCGGATCATCCTGGTCCCGGTCTACGGCTGGGTGCTGCTGCACGACGGCGGCGACTCGATCACCTGGCGGACCGTGGCGTGGGGGATCTTCTTCGTCGCCATGGTCACCGACAAGATCGACGGCGACATCGCCCGGGCCCGGAACCTGGTGACCGACTTCGGCAAGATCGCCGACCCGATCGCCGACAAGGCGATCACCGGCATGGCCTTCATCGGTCTGTCGATCATCATGGACACCTGGTGGATGTGGACGATCACGGTCGTGGTCCTGGTCCGCGAGTGGGCCGTGACGCTGCTGCGGCTCTCGGTCCTCAAGGCCGTCGTCATCGCGGCCGCCCAGAGCGGCAAGTGGAAGACCGCCGCCCAGGCGCTGGCCCTGGGCCTGCTCACCCTGCCGCTGCTCGAGGTCGGTGACGAGGTGGGCTGGCTCGACGTGCCCGGCGAGATCACCTACGGCGTCGCGATCGCACTGCTGCTCGTCGCCTTCGCGCTGACCCTGTGGTCGGGCTATGAGTTCTTCCGTGACGTCTGGAAGCAGCGCCACGACATCCGGACGTCGCGCTCAGCCTGA